One Cryptomeria japonica chromosome 9, Sugi_1.0, whole genome shotgun sequence genomic window carries:
- the LOC131064348 gene encoding anti-H(O) lectin 1-like gives MSSVAKIIWIFLTIQWTLILITEAQNVHFNFPPFDDDIQLLEHAHRSEFGQGIELTKSTLHDDFDWSMGWAVYRRPVEIWSKSSGALASFQSYFQFKVYRGTPTKMDYYADGLTFFMAPLGSQPPQNGAGMWLGLLNSTTNGKPSTQKFAIEFDTFKNAIIDEYYGVNASDPDDNHVGIDINSITSVKTVSLSHRLNSGGTWCLIMKSE, from the coding sequence ATGTCTTCGGTAGCAAAGATCATTTGGATCTTTCTGACAATTCAATGGACTCTTATTTTAATTACAGAAGCCCAAAACGttcatttcaatttccctccctttgATGACGATATCCAATTACTGGAACACGCTCATCGTTCTGAGTTTGGGCAAGGAATTGAACTGACAAAGAGTACGCTTCACGACGATTTCGACTGGAGCATGGGTTGGGCGGTTTACAGAAGACCAGTTGAAATATGGAGCAAATCTTCTGGGGCCCTTGCAAGCTTTCAGTCCTACTTCCAGTTCAAAGTATACCGTGGAACCCCAACCAAAATGGACTATTATGCTGATGGCCTTACATTCTTCATGGCTCCTTTGGGATCTCAACCACCACAAAACGGAGCAGGTATGTGGCTTGGACTGTTAAATAGTACAACCAACGGTAAACCATCAACCCAAAAATTTGCTATTGAATTTGATACTTTCAAGAACGCAATAATAGATGAATACTATGGAGTCAATGCCAGTGATCCGGATGATAATCATGTGGGGATAGATATCAATAGTATCACTTCTGTGAAGACTGTTTCTTTGTCTCACAGGCTTAACAGTGGAGGAACTTGGTGTTTGATTATGAAGAGCGAGTAA
- the LOC131064347 gene encoding L-type lectin-domain containing receptor kinase IX.1-like: MAHNRSNFSFPRPQHPTLSYLLNLSDFLLEKVTIGFSASTGLSNQMHNLISWNFSSQTSWSHDKERLSIIIISLVAVFVAVVAVILIIGVGVYRLNYKKRVTSDRDLHMPDPSDLKSHEVLERVDEETNPNRSPRVYSYEELSRATGGFSQDLILGQGGFGRVYKGSLEDGEIVAVKRIYQNSQDGLRQYESEIAIIDSLSHPNLVPLLGWCHDRDGELLLVYEYMSNGSLDKYLFTGEAQIRTLRWNERFSIVCDLASALHHLHVESSPRVLHRDIKSSNIMLDCNFVARLGDFGLARLMEHDNTSRYTKPGGTPGYIAPECFQTWRASSESDVFSFGAVALEIACGRPALDRDLTFCNMSLVNWVWSMHEMGQILDAADKLLDKERDGVQIERLMLVGLWCSIHDYRQRPRMQLVLEALKFEAEVPMLPCRVPGQPH; the protein is encoded by the exons ATGGCTCATAACAGATCAAACTTTAGTTTTCCTCGTCCACAACATCCAACGCTTTCCTACCTTCTAAATCTCTCAGATTTTCTTCTTGAAAAGGTCACAATTGGCTTCTCTGCTTCAACGGGGCTTTCCAACCAGATGCACAATCTTATCTCATGGAATTTCTCAAGCCAAACTAGTTGGAGTCATGATAAAGAGAGACTTTCCATTATAATCATCTCTCTAGTGGCCGTGTTCGTGGCTGTGGTCGCGGTTATACTTATCATAGGCGTTGGAGTCTACAGGCTTAACTATAAGAAAAGAGTAACATCAGATAGAGACTTACACATGCCAGATCCCAGCGATCTGAAGAGTCATGAAGTCTTAGAAAGAGTTGACGAGGAGACAAATCCCAATAGAAGCCCTCGGGTGTACAG TTATGAAGAACTAAGTAGAGCGACTGGTGGCTTTAGCCAAGATTTAATACTTGGACAGGGAGGATTCGGAAGGGTTTACAAAGGAAGTCTAGAGGATGGAGAAATAGTGGCGGTGAAAAGAATTTATCAGAACTCTCAAGATGGGCTTAGACAATACGAATCAGAAATTGCAATAATTGACAGCTTGTCCCATCCTAATTTGGTTCCCCTTTTGGGATGGTGTCACGACAGAGACGGCGAACTTCTTCTGGTTTACGAGTATATGTCCAATGGCAGTCTGGATAAATATTTGTTTACAGGAGAAGCTCAGATTCGGACTCTGCGTTGGAACGAGAGATTCAGCATAGTCTGCGACTTAGCTTCAGCTCTTCACCATCTCCACGTTGAATCTAGCCCCCGCGTTCTGCATAGAGACATCAAATCTAGCAATATAATGTTAGACTGCAACTTTGTGGCACGGCTTGGAGACTTTGGTTTGGCTCGCCTGATGGAGCACGATAATACTTCCCGCTACACAAAACCTGGTGGCACCCCGGGGTATATTGCGCCAGAGTGCTTTCAAACATGGAGGGCTAGCTCGGAATCGGATGTCTTCAGCTTTGGTGCCGTGGCTCTGGAAATTGCCTGTGGAAGGCCCGCGTTGGACAGAGATCTTACGTTTTGTAATATGAGTTTGGTCAACTGGGTTTGGAGTATGCATGAAATGGGACAGATACTTGATGCAGCTGATAAATTGCTTGATAAGGAAAGAGATGGTGTGCAAATTGAAAGGTTGATGCTGGTTGGATTGTGGTGCTCTATCCATGATTATAGACAGAGACCAAGAATGCAGCTAGTTCTGGAAGCCTTAAAGTTTGAAGCTGAAGTGCCTATGCTCCCGTGCAGAGTACCTGGACAGCCTCATTGA